In Labilibaculum sp. DW002, the genomic window CACTCCAAAAAATGGTTGGAATAACAATTGTGATAAGCGGTTTGTTTTTATCACAAATCAAACTCAATTTTAACAAACAAGACAGATAAGATGGGAAAGATAGAAATTGACTTAGAACGATTAAAACAACAAGCGAAAAACACTGAAAGCGAAACGAAAGATTTATTCAACAAGCTGAAGAAGAAAAAACCAAAACAGCTAGATACGATTGTTCATGGTTTGCACAATGAAGTTTTTGAAGAAATTGATTGTCTTGAGTGCGCCAATTGTTGCAAAAGCATCAGCCCTATTATTATCGATAAGGATATCGAAAGAATGGCAAAACAGTTGAGAATGAAACCTTCGGCTTTTATCGATCAGTACTTGAATTTAGACAATGAGAACGACTATGTTTTCAAACAAGCACCTTGTCCGTTTTTAATGCCCGATAACTATTGCATGGTTTATGAACAGCGTCCCAGAGCTTGTAGAGAATACCCTCATACCGACAGGAAGCGCTTTTACCAGATTTTAAATTTAACTTTGAAAAATACGCACTACTGTCCTGCTGTATACGAAGTTGTTGATCGCTTAAAATTGAAAAGAGATCAATTGTAAATCCATTTCTTTTCAATCTGATTTCTATCTTTAGTGCTTGTTAACGATTAAATTCATGAATAAAAAAACGGTTCTTATTCTTGTACTGATTTTTATTTCTTTTTTGGGAAAAGCCCAAAGCGGAGGTGAAAACATCTATGAATTCCTGAACTTGGGTAGTTCGGCCCGTGTGGCTGCACTGGGTGGAAACCAAGTTGCGCTTCAAGATGCCGATGCTGATTACTCGTTCTACAATCCGGCAGCTCTTACTACTGATTTAGACCAAAAAATCGCTCTTAATTACGTCAATTATATTTCAGATATTAATTACGGTTACGCTGCCTACAATAAACATTTTGATAAAATCGGGACCTTTTCCATTGCCATGCACTATGTGAATTATGGGAAATTCATCAAAGCAAATGAATTTGGAGAAAAAAATGGAACCTTTAAAGCCTCTGACTATGCTTTTATCCTTAGTTATGGTCGACAACTAAATGAAAATTTACGAGTTGGAGCCTCTATTAAGCCAATATATTCATCACTCGAAAATTACAATTCCTTTGGATTGGCTGCGGATTTAGCCTTTATCTACGATAGTTCAAATAAACTATTTCGCGCATCAATTGTAGCTCGAAATTTTGGTTATCAACTTAAAGCATATTATGGATCTCATCGAGAAGATCTTCCCAATGAAATATTGATTGGCATGAGTACCAAATTACAACATGCCCCTTTTCGTTTTGCACTAAGCTATAGACATCTGGAAGAATTTGATATGAGCTATGCATCAGATCTAAACAAAACGGATGAAAACTTGTCGAACACCAACGAAGACAGCTTTTCTGACAAAGCCTTTAAGCATCTTATTGTCGGAACAGAATTCATTCCTTCAAAGAATTTCACAGTTCGTTTGGGCTATAACTTTCAAAGAAGACAGGAACTTAAAGTAGAAGAAAAAAGTTCCACGGTTGGTTTCACTTGGGGATTTGGCGTGAAAGTATCTCGATTTAGAATCAATTTTGCCAGTGCTAAATATCATCTGGCAGGTACAAGCAATCATTTTTCAATCAGTACCCGATTGAGTGACTTCAATTTCTAAAAAAAAACGATCCACTTTTGCGCATTGCAATCGTTTACAGGTGACTATAATACTTCCTACCCCCTATTTTTAGTGTAAAATCTCCCATTTTGATGTATTTTCTTCTTACTTTTGTACCCAATTGCACAAAAAAATCGAGCAATAAAGAGAATGGATATACCTGAAAAGAAACTAATTATAGCAATCGACGGACATTCGTCGTGTGGCAAGAGTACTGTTGCTAAAGATTTAGCAAAAAAAATAGGATACACTTATATTGATAGTGGAGCTATGTATCGCGTGGTTACCTTATTTGCCATGAGACACAATTTAATCTCTGAAGATCAAGTTGATGAAAATAAATTGGCTCACTTAATCAGTGAAGTTGCTATTTCTTTTCAGTACAACAATGAGAAACAACGTCACGAAACCTACCTAAATGGTGAGTTGGTAGAAGATGAAATTCGCAATATGAGTGTTTCGAACAATGTTAGCGTAATTGCTAAAATAAAATTTGTTCGTGATAAAATGGTTGCTTTTCAGCGTGAGCTAAGCAAAGAAGGTGGTGTAATAATGGATGGTAGAGACATTGGAACGGTTGTTTTTCCAAATGCCGAACTAAAAATATTCATGACTGCCGATGTTGAGATTAGAGCAATTCGTCGATTTAAGGAATTAAAAGAAAAAGGAGAGGATATTTCACTTGATGAAATCAGGGAGAATGTAAAAAAGAGAGATTTCATCGATGAAAATCGTGATGAAAGCCCACTTAAAAAAGCCGAAGATGCGATTGTTTTAAACAACAGTCATCTAACGCCAGCAGAACAGCTTGACTGGATTGTTGATCAAATGAATAAGGTTGGGTAATTAATCGTTAGGAAAATAAATTAATCATGAAAATTGAAATTGATCCTAATGCTGGCTTCTGTTTTGGCGTTGTAAATGCCATTAATAAAGCAGAAGAAATTTTAAAGGAAGAGAATCACCTCTACTGCATTGGCGATATCGTTCACAACAATTTAGAGGTTGACCGATTAAAACAAGCTGGATTAAAATCAATTGATCACGACGAATTTTCAAAACTATCAGGAAAAAAAGTTTTGTTTAGAGCACATGGCGAACCGCCACTTTCTTACGAAACAGCAAAAAAGAAAAACATCGAAATAATAGATGCTTCTTGCCCAGTAGTTTTAAATCTTCAGAAAAGAATAAAAAAAGCATACCACGAGATTGAAAAATCGAATGGCCAAATCGTAATTTACGGTAAAAAAGGCCATGCCGAAGTAAACGGCTTGGTTGGTCAAACAGAAGGGAAAGCCATTGTAGTTGAAAACATTGATGATCTAAAACTGATTGACAGAAATCTACCTGTTGTTTTGTTTTCCCAAACAACAAAGACCATTTCTGGATTTGAAAAAGTTTCAGAAGCTTTAAAAAGCAGCTGCCAAAACGAACTCAAAATCCATGATACCATTTGCAGAAAAGTAGCAAATCGTGTTCCGCTAATTAAAGAATTTGCGAAAAAACACGATCTGATCATTTTTGTTAGTGGCGAA contains:
- a CDS encoding YkgJ family cysteine cluster protein; the encoded protein is MGKIEIDLERLKQQAKNTESETKDLFNKLKKKKPKQLDTIVHGLHNEVFEEIDCLECANCCKSISPIIIDKDIERMAKQLRMKPSAFIDQYLNLDNENDYVFKQAPCPFLMPDNYCMVYEQRPRACREYPHTDRKRFYQILNLTLKNTHYCPAVYEVVDRLKLKRDQL
- the porQ gene encoding type IX secretion system protein PorQ, with product MNKKTVLILVLIFISFLGKAQSGGENIYEFLNLGSSARVAALGGNQVALQDADADYSFYNPAALTTDLDQKIALNYVNYISDINYGYAAYNKHFDKIGTFSIAMHYVNYGKFIKANEFGEKNGTFKASDYAFILSYGRQLNENLRVGASIKPIYSSLENYNSFGLAADLAFIYDSSNKLFRASIVARNFGYQLKAYYGSHREDLPNEILIGMSTKLQHAPFRFALSYRHLEEFDMSYASDLNKTDENLSNTNEDSFSDKAFKHLIVGTEFIPSKNFTVRLGYNFQRRQELKVEEKSSTVGFTWGFGVKVSRFRINFASAKYHLAGTSNHFSISTRLSDFNF
- the cmk gene encoding (d)CMP kinase; the protein is MDIPEKKLIIAIDGHSSCGKSTVAKDLAKKIGYTYIDSGAMYRVVTLFAMRHNLISEDQVDENKLAHLISEVAISFQYNNEKQRHETYLNGELVEDEIRNMSVSNNVSVIAKIKFVRDKMVAFQRELSKEGGVIMDGRDIGTVVFPNAELKIFMTADVEIRAIRRFKELKEKGEDISLDEIRENVKKRDFIDENRDESPLKKAEDAIVLNNSHLTPAEQLDWIVDQMNKVG